One Solirubrobacter pauli DNA segment encodes these proteins:
- a CDS encoding Nramp family divalent metal transporter: MQKVLEPDPVTTGRFARGERSEERPLPEPPPLRKLLGPSVILVGVGVASGEYILFPYIASQAGLVFLWAAVVGVAVQFFINMEIERYTLATGETAIGSFQRLWRPWGGILAAGAILATMWPGWATSAATVFTFAIGGGDPNLIAIGVLLVIGAILTVSPVVYTTVEKLQFIKVGAILAFMVIAVFAAIKATAFEDSTAVVTSFGTFPGEIQLAILVGALAAAGAGGANNLVQSNWIRDKGFGMGEYVPRIVSPITGQEEAAPDADRLSFPTDEANLRRWNTWWKRANLEQFVSFACVATITICVFSLLAYSTVFQNPDLPESSGFDFIALEASVLDGAVGEWFGTMFLAVGAISLFAAALGIVDYVSRLVADVLHTRDSRRTESRLYFAVVWTMITFGSLILLLGFDQPLVLLTISTVMGGAIMTVYTVLLLITNRRYLPKAIQLAGYRRVILIASVLLLGTCTIIVAVNEAKKLV, translated from the coding sequence ATGCAGAAGGTGCTGGAGCCTGACCCCGTCACCACGGGCCGCTTCGCGCGCGGCGAGCGCTCGGAGGAGCGACCGCTGCCCGAGCCGCCCCCGCTGCGCAAGCTGCTCGGCCCGAGCGTGATCCTCGTCGGCGTCGGCGTCGCCAGCGGCGAGTACATCCTCTTCCCCTACATCGCCTCCCAGGCGGGACTCGTGTTCCTGTGGGCGGCCGTGGTCGGCGTCGCCGTGCAGTTCTTCATCAACATGGAGATCGAGCGCTACACGCTGGCGACGGGGGAAACGGCGATCGGCTCGTTCCAGCGCCTGTGGCGCCCGTGGGGCGGCATCCTCGCGGCCGGCGCGATCCTGGCGACGATGTGGCCGGGCTGGGCGACGTCCGCCGCGACCGTGTTCACCTTCGCGATCGGCGGCGGCGACCCGAACCTGATCGCGATCGGCGTGCTGCTCGTGATCGGCGCCATCCTCACGGTCTCGCCGGTCGTCTACACCACGGTCGAGAAGCTGCAGTTCATCAAGGTCGGCGCGATCCTGGCGTTCATGGTCATCGCCGTCTTCGCGGCCATCAAGGCGACCGCCTTCGAGGACTCGACGGCGGTCGTGACGAGCTTCGGCACGTTCCCGGGCGAGATCCAGCTGGCGATCCTCGTCGGCGCGCTCGCCGCCGCCGGCGCAGGCGGTGCGAACAACCTCGTCCAGAGCAACTGGATCCGCGACAAGGGCTTCGGCATGGGCGAGTACGTGCCGCGGATCGTCTCCCCGATCACCGGTCAGGAGGAGGCGGCGCCGGACGCGGACCGCCTCTCGTTCCCCACCGACGAGGCGAACCTGCGCCGCTGGAACACGTGGTGGAAGCGCGCGAACCTCGAGCAGTTCGTCTCGTTCGCGTGCGTCGCGACGATCACGATCTGCGTCTTCTCGCTGCTCGCCTACTCGACCGTCTTCCAGAACCCGGACCTGCCGGAGTCGAGCGGGTTCGACTTCATCGCGCTCGAGGCGTCCGTCCTCGACGGCGCGGTCGGCGAGTGGTTCGGGACCATGTTCCTCGCGGTCGGCGCGATCTCGCTGTTCGCGGCCGCGCTCGGGATCGTCGACTACGTGTCCCGGCTCGTGGCGGACGTGCTGCACACGCGCGACTCGCGCCGGACCGAGTCGCGCCTGTACTTCGCGGTCGTCTGGACGATGATCACGTTCGGCTCGCTGATCCTGCTGCTGGGCTTCGACCAGCCGCTCGTGCTGCTGACGATCTCGACCGTGATGGGCGGCGCGATCATGACCGTCTACACGGTCCTGCTGCTGATCACCAACCGGCGCTACCTGCCGAAGGCCATCCAGCTCGCCGGCTACCGGCGCGTGATCCTGATCGCGTCCGTGCTGCTGCTCGGCACGTGCACGATCATCGTCGCCGTCAACGAGGCGAAGAAGCTGGTGTGA
- a CDS encoding bifunctional sugar phosphate isomerase/epimerase/4-hydroxyphenylpyruvate dioxygenase family protein, translated as MRRSIATVCLSGTLEEKLEAASAAGFDGIELFEADLVNAPLAPAEVRALAGELGLTIDLYQPFRDFEAVPEPDFRRAEAKFDLMEALGAPTMLVCSNVRADAIDDDALAAEHLHALATRAHERGLKIAYEALAWGHHVSTYDHAWRIVEQADHPALGTCLDSFHILSRGTSLDALDRIPGEKILFLQLADAPHLTMDVLQWSRHYRCFPGQGALDVAGLLRRVLATGYDGPLSLEVFNDVFRQADARRTAIDAMRSLIVLEGTPLPPPAPLHGFAFVEIAVDSPEVEDLLRAMGFAHVGPHRSKPVQLWEHGDIRVVLNHGGDAAEVVAIAVQSEDPAASAERAHALLAPPLERRRGSGEADLEAVAAPDGTAVFFCGTDWLGDFLPTGEAAAEGVPIERIDHITLAQPFDAFDEAGLFYRSVLDLRPSEATELAAPDGLVRSRAYARGEVRVVLNVPALANQDRAELQHVAFATGDALAAARALRARGVPLLGVPDNYYDDLEARLEDLDTAPLRELGVLYDRTPEGELLHFYTAPIGGRVFFEVLERRGGYRGYGALNSPVRMAAQRRGERHAEGAGA; from the coding sequence ATGAGACGCTCGATCGCCACGGTCTGCCTGAGCGGCACGCTGGAGGAGAAGCTGGAGGCCGCGTCCGCCGCCGGCTTCGACGGGATCGAGCTGTTCGAGGCCGACCTGGTCAACGCGCCGCTCGCCCCGGCCGAGGTGCGCGCGCTCGCCGGCGAGCTCGGCCTGACCATCGACCTGTACCAGCCGTTCCGCGACTTCGAGGCCGTGCCGGAGCCGGACTTCCGCCGCGCCGAGGCCAAGTTCGACCTGATGGAGGCGCTGGGCGCGCCGACCATGCTCGTCTGCTCGAACGTGCGCGCCGACGCGATCGACGACGACGCGCTCGCGGCCGAGCACCTGCACGCGCTGGCCACGCGCGCGCACGAGCGCGGCCTGAAGATCGCCTACGAGGCGCTCGCCTGGGGCCACCACGTCAGCACCTACGACCACGCGTGGCGGATCGTCGAGCAGGCCGACCATCCCGCGCTCGGCACGTGCCTGGACTCCTTCCACATCCTCAGCCGCGGCACGTCGCTCGACGCGCTCGACCGGATCCCGGGCGAGAAGATCCTCTTCCTCCAGCTCGCGGACGCCCCGCACCTGACGATGGACGTCCTCCAGTGGAGCCGGCACTACCGCTGCTTCCCCGGCCAGGGCGCGCTGGACGTCGCCGGCCTGCTGCGCCGCGTGCTCGCGACCGGCTACGACGGCCCGCTGTCGCTGGAGGTGTTCAACGACGTCTTCCGCCAGGCCGACGCGCGCCGGACCGCGATCGACGCGATGCGCAGCCTGATCGTGCTCGAGGGCACGCCGCTGCCCCCACCCGCGCCGCTGCACGGCTTCGCGTTCGTGGAGATCGCCGTCGACTCGCCCGAGGTCGAGGACCTGCTGCGCGCGATGGGCTTCGCGCACGTCGGCCCACACCGCTCCAAGCCGGTGCAGCTGTGGGAGCACGGCGACATTCGCGTCGTGCTCAACCACGGCGGCGACGCGGCGGAGGTGGTCGCGATCGCCGTCCAGAGCGAGGACCCGGCGGCATCGGCCGAGCGCGCGCACGCGCTGCTCGCCCCGCCGCTGGAGCGCCGGCGGGGCAGCGGCGAGGCCGACCTGGAAGCGGTGGCCGCGCCCGACGGCACCGCCGTCTTCTTCTGCGGCACGGACTGGCTGGGCGACTTCCTGCCGACGGGCGAGGCCGCGGCCGAGGGCGTCCCGATCGAGCGCATCGACCACATCACGCTCGCGCAGCCGTTCGACGCGTTCGACGAGGCCGGGCTGTTCTACCGCTCGGTGCTCGACCTGCGCCCGAGCGAGGCGACCGAGCTCGCGGCGCCCGACGGGCTCGTCCGCAGCCGCGCCTACGCGCGCGGCGAAGTGCGCGTCGTGCTCAACGTCCCGGCACTCGCGAACCAGGACCGGGCGGAGCTCCAGCACGTCGCCTTCGCCACCGGCGACGCCCTCGCCGCCGCACGCGCTCTCCGTGCCCGCGGCGTGCCGCTGCTCGGCGTCCCCGACAACTACTACGACGACCTGGAGGCGCGGCTCGAAGACCTCGACACCGCGCCGCTGCGGGAGCTCGGGGTGCTCTACGACCGCACGCCCGAGGGAGAGCTCCTGCACTTCTACACGGCCCCGATCGGCGGGCGCGTGTTCTTCGAGGTCCTCGAGCGCCGTGGCGGCTACCGCGGCTACGGCGCCCTGAACTCACCCGTCCGCATGGCCGCGCAACGCAGAGGAGAGAGACATGCAGAAGGTGCTGGAGCCTGA
- a CDS encoding shikimate dehydrogenase, whose amino-acid sequence MFRRSHLVGLVGAGIDASLSPALHEAEAAAQGLDYEYRLLDIDGHELGALLAQAREAGYSGVNVTHPCKQDVVAFLDDLSPEAAALDAVNTVVFEADGRAVGHNTDASGFLEAFRRGLPDAALDKVVVLGAGGAGSAVAHAALRLGARELVIVDTDSTRAAALANRLGARTGALDQLDDADGLIHATPTGMAAHPGLPLDEERLRPELWVAEVVYRPLETELLRTARELGCRTLDGGGMAVMQAAGAFERFTGVAPDRERMVRHFARLVEMALR is encoded by the coding sequence ATGTTCCGGCGATCACACCTGGTCGGCCTCGTCGGGGCCGGCATCGACGCTTCCCTGTCCCCCGCGCTGCATGAGGCCGAGGCCGCCGCGCAGGGCCTGGACTACGAGTACCGCCTGCTGGACATCGACGGCCACGAGCTCGGTGCGCTGCTCGCGCAGGCACGGGAAGCGGGCTACAGCGGCGTCAACGTCACGCACCCGTGCAAGCAGGACGTCGTGGCGTTCCTGGACGACCTCTCCCCCGAGGCCGCGGCGCTCGACGCCGTCAACACCGTCGTCTTCGAGGCGGACGGTCGCGCGGTCGGGCACAACACCGACGCGAGCGGGTTCCTGGAGGCATTCCGCCGCGGGCTGCCCGACGCGGCGCTGGACAAGGTCGTCGTGCTCGGCGCGGGCGGCGCGGGCTCGGCGGTCGCCCACGCCGCGCTGCGCCTGGGTGCGCGCGAGCTCGTGATCGTCGACACCGACTCCACGCGCGCCGCCGCGCTCGCGAACCGTCTCGGCGCGCGCACCGGCGCGCTGGACCAGCTCGACGACGCCGACGGCCTGATCCACGCGACGCCCACCGGCATGGCGGCGCACCCCGGGCTGCCGCTCGACGAGGAGCGGCTGCGGCCGGAGCTGTGGGTGGCCGAGGTCGTCTACCGCCCGCTGGAGACCGAGCTGCTGCGCACGGCGCGGGAGCTCGGCTGCCGCACGCTCGACGGCGGTGGCATGGCCGTGATGCAAGCCGCAGGCGCGTTCGAGCGGTTCACGGGCGTCGCGCCCGACCGCGAGCGGATGGTGCGCCACTTCGCCCGGCTCGTCGAAATGGCGCTCCGATGA
- a CDS encoding TetR/AcrR family transcriptional regulator encodes MAARPATPPERSRDRERTQAEILDVATREFAEHGYSGARVDDIAERTRTTKRMLYYYFGSKEGLFVAVLERAYTAIRDAEGAVDVDHLDPVAAIRRLAELTFDHHEAHPDFIRLVSIENIHRGEHMGDSLAAINAPAVERIDRILQRGREAGAFREDVDAVDLHMLISSYCVFRVANRHTWQALFQRDLLDPALRDRYRSMLGDVVVEYLTPAG; translated from the coding sequence ATGGCAGCCCGGCCCGCCACCCCGCCCGAACGGTCCCGCGATCGTGAGCGCACGCAGGCCGAGATCCTCGACGTCGCGACCCGCGAGTTCGCCGAGCACGGGTACTCGGGGGCGCGCGTGGACGACATCGCCGAGCGGACGCGCACCACCAAGCGGATGCTCTACTACTACTTCGGCTCCAAGGAAGGGCTGTTCGTCGCCGTCCTGGAGCGGGCGTACACGGCCATCCGCGACGCCGAGGGTGCCGTCGACGTCGACCATCTGGACCCGGTCGCCGCGATCCGCCGCCTCGCCGAGCTGACCTTCGACCACCACGAGGCGCACCCGGACTTCATCCGGCTGGTGAGCATCGAGAACATCCACCGGGGCGAGCACATGGGCGACTCGCTCGCGGCCATCAACGCGCCCGCCGTGGAGCGGATCGACCGCATCCTTCAGCGCGGGCGCGAGGCCGGCGCGTTCCGCGAGGACGTCGACGCCGTCGACCTCCACATGCTGATCAGCTCCTACTGCGTGTTCCGGGTCGCGAACCGCCACACGTGGCAAGCGCTGTTCCAGCGCGACCTGCTCGACCCCGCGCTGCGCGACCGCTATCGGTCAATGCTGGGCGACGTGGTCGTCGAGTACCTCACGCCCGCTGGGTAG
- a CDS encoding Ig-like domain-containing protein — translation MSVARMVIAPLAAGALLLVPATAVAADATSTALGVPATPPKYRTSATLTATVTNTTSPATTPTGKVQFSLDGAPSGAPVTLVGGVASTTVVPSAAGDHQVRADYLPDAGFVGSSGPNLLHVDRAPTTTAVQVTPTAGVAGQDVQFQAQVSSPVGGIPTGTVTLSLNGVPARTYPLDGQGRVGDANGLWAGSHAFVLTYNGDPNYAGSDKTTTVTITPAGTVIVLTAAPNPAPVGQPVTFDATVDSIAPSRWWPSGTLTGAVDGVPVPGSAVFVGRADEGARFVRSFATPGTHTAAVHFTGDEDFLAADASLAVTVTGTGYENPSLPSASRRPLAPRGLTLKATPKRDRRAPYAFTVTGTLQLPSSVSKADGCSGRVTVTAKRKAKRVARKTATVTRACTFKITFSTARKGTLSVTATFGGNARVAGTDTRAVKVRAG, via the coding sequence ATGTCCGTTGCACGCATGGTGATCGCTCCGCTGGCCGCTGGAGCGCTGCTCCTTGTGCCCGCCACCGCGGTGGCGGCGGACGCGACGAGCACCGCGCTCGGCGTCCCGGCGACGCCGCCGAAATACCGGACGTCCGCGACGCTCACGGCGACCGTCACCAACACGACGTCGCCCGCGACCACGCCCACGGGGAAGGTGCAGTTCTCGCTCGACGGCGCGCCGAGCGGAGCGCCGGTGACGCTGGTCGGCGGCGTTGCGTCCACCACGGTCGTTCCTTCGGCCGCGGGGGATCACCAGGTGCGCGCCGACTACCTGCCGGACGCCGGCTTCGTGGGAAGCTCCGGACCCAACCTCCTGCACGTGGACCGGGCGCCGACGACCACCGCCGTGCAGGTCACGCCGACCGCCGGAGTCGCAGGGCAGGACGTCCAGTTCCAGGCGCAGGTGTCGAGCCCGGTCGGCGGGATCCCGACGGGCACCGTCACCCTGAGCCTCAACGGCGTGCCCGCACGCACATATCCGCTCGACGGGCAGGGCAGGGTGGGTGACGCCAACGGCTTGTGGGCCGGCTCCCACGCGTTCGTCCTGACCTACAACGGCGATCCGAACTACGCGGGAAGCGACAAGACCACGACGGTCACGATCACGCCGGCCGGGACGGTCATCGTGCTCACGGCGGCGCCGAACCCGGCACCCGTCGGCCAGCCGGTGACCTTCGACGCGACGGTCGACTCGATCGCGCCGAGCCGATGGTGGCCGAGCGGCACGCTGACGGGAGCGGTCGACGGCGTACCCGTGCCGGGGTCCGCCGTGTTCGTCGGTCGTGCGGACGAGGGCGCGCGCTTCGTGCGCAGCTTCGCCACGCCCGGAACCCACACCGCCGCCGTGCACTTCACCGGCGACGAGGACTTCCTCGCCGCCGACGCCTCGCTTGCCGTCACCGTCACCGGGACCGGCTACGAGAACCCGTCGCTGCCCTCCGCGTCGCGGCGGCCGCTCGCCCCGCGCGGACTGACCCTCAAGGCGACTCCGAAGCGCGATCGTCGCGCGCCGTACGCGTTCACCGTCACCGGCACGCTGCAGCTGCCGAGCTCGGTGAGCAAGGCCGACGGCTGCTCGGGCAGGGTGACGGTCACGGCGAAGCGCAAGGCCAAGCGCGTCGCGCGCAAGACGGCGACCGTGACGCGCGCCTGCACGTTCAAGATCACGTTCAGCACGGCGCGCAAGGGCACGCTCTCGGTCACCGCGACGTTCGGCGGGAACGCCCGCGTGGCGGGGACCGACACCCGCGCGGTGAAGGTCAGGGCGGGGTGA
- a CDS encoding Ig-like domain-containing protein — protein sequence MPSLIGSLTAVLLLGIPERSAAQLTTRTTVSIAEGELVHGDAASVTATVTGDSRPAGFVRFRVDDRQLGPLVALDDGVARAATRPLTAGRHRIEAQFVPQGASAASTGATEIDVARAPTATALRVAPASPVTGELISVDAAVTSSTPPFGAPTGVVSAAVDGAPPVALPVAPDGVARGVIRLAAGTHSAVLIYEGDAHYARSAGTGTVVVGKAGTVVTLSAAPDPAFVDEEVTFTVAIASLAPSAWWPSGLLTGAVDGIPVPGSAQITGQGESADFLATFEGPGTHVATAHFTGDAHYLPADASVRVTVRERSVAPSPRTARGVALRVTPKRDRRAPYTFAVRGTVAKGAGCRGKVTVNARRNGRRVARRTANVTRACTFATTFTSARRGALSVTAAFAGADARAVTVRAG from the coding sequence GTGCCTTCGCTGATCGGCTCGCTGACGGCAGTGCTGCTGCTGGGCATCCCGGAACGCTCCGCGGCCCAGCTCACGACGAGGACGACGGTGTCGATCGCCGAGGGCGAGCTCGTCCATGGCGACGCGGCGAGCGTGACCGCGACGGTGACGGGTGACTCGAGGCCCGCGGGGTTCGTGCGCTTCCGCGTCGACGACCGCCAGCTCGGGCCGCTGGTCGCGCTGGACGACGGCGTGGCGCGAGCGGCGACACGGCCGCTCACGGCCGGTCGGCACCGGATCGAGGCGCAGTTCGTCCCGCAGGGAGCGTCGGCGGCGAGTACGGGGGCGACGGAGATCGACGTCGCGCGGGCACCCACCGCCACGGCGCTGCGCGTGGCGCCGGCGAGCCCGGTGACGGGTGAGCTGATCTCGGTCGACGCGGCGGTCACGTCGTCGACGCCGCCGTTCGGGGCTCCCACCGGTGTGGTGTCCGCGGCGGTGGACGGCGCGCCGCCCGTCGCCCTGCCGGTCGCCCCGGACGGGGTCGCGCGCGGCGTCATCCGGTTGGCGGCGGGGACGCACTCCGCCGTGCTGATCTACGAGGGCGACGCGCACTACGCGCGCAGCGCCGGCACGGGCACGGTCGTCGTCGGGAAGGCGGGCACCGTCGTCACGCTTTCCGCCGCGCCCGACCCGGCGTTCGTGGATGAGGAGGTGACGTTCACCGTCGCGATCGCGTCGCTCGCCCCGAGCGCGTGGTGGCCGAGCGGCCTGCTCACCGGTGCCGTCGACGGCATCCCGGTGCCCGGCAGCGCGCAGATCACCGGGCAAGGCGAGAGCGCGGACTTCCTGGCCACCTTCGAGGGGCCCGGCACCCACGTCGCCACCGCGCACTTCACCGGCGACGCCCACTACCTGCCGGCCGACGCTTCCGTGCGCGTGACCGTGCGCGAGCGCAGCGTCGCGCCGTCGCCCCGGACCGCCCGCGGGGTGGCGCTGCGGGTCACGCCGAAGCGTGACCGCCGTGCCCCGTACACGTTCGCGGTCCGCGGCACGGTCGCGAAGGGCGCCGGCTGCCGCGGCAAGGTGACGGTGAACGCGAGGCGCAACGGCAGGCGGGTCGCGCGCAGGACGGCGAACGTGACCCGCGCGTGCACGTTCGCGACGACGTTCACCTCCGCGCGCCGCGGGGCGCTCTCGGTCACGGCGGCGTTCGCCGGGGCGGACGCGCGTGCGGTGACCGTCAGGGCGGGCTGA
- a CDS encoding cupin domain-containing protein: MADFHSATMSVITNDLAPGAGPALHRHPYEEVFVIVSGEATITLGDETVVVRGGDPPVVAPPHVPHAFKNTGTDRLVTVDIHASPVFETEWL; the protein is encoded by the coding sequence ATGGCCGACTTCCACAGCGCGACGATGTCCGTCATCACCAACGACCTCGCCCCGGGCGCCGGCCCCGCGCTGCACCGCCACCCCTACGAGGAGGTGTTCGTGATCGTGTCGGGCGAGGCGACGATCACGCTCGGGGACGAGACGGTCGTCGTGCGCGGCGGCGATCCGCCGGTCGTCGCGCCGCCACACGTGCCGCACGCGTTCAAGAACACGGGCACCGACCGGCTGGTCACGGTCGACATCCACGCGAGCCCGGTGTTCGAGACCGAGTGGCTGTGA
- a CDS encoding sulfurtransferase, with amino-acid sequence MSAVLISATELAERLEDVTLLDVRWKLGGPPGHGEYLKGHIPGAVYVALDTELAAHGAPTDGRHPLPSLEALQSAARRWGVRADRPVVVYDGEGNLAAARAWWLLRWAGVPDVRLLDGALPAWEGELETDDVVPEPSAIELHGGGLPTLALDEVGAFAGSGVLLDARAGERYRGEVEPIDPKAGHIPGAVSAPTTENLGDGGRFRPAEELRERFAALGADGSRPVGVYCGSGVTAAHEIAALAVAGVDAALYAGSWSQWSNHDALPVATGEG; translated from the coding sequence ATGAGCGCCGTGCTGATCTCTGCGACCGAGCTGGCCGAGAGGCTGGAAGACGTGACCCTCCTGGACGTCCGCTGGAAGCTGGGCGGGCCGCCCGGCCACGGCGAGTACCTCAAGGGCCACATCCCCGGCGCCGTCTACGTCGCCCTGGACACCGAGCTGGCGGCGCACGGCGCGCCGACCGATGGCCGGCACCCGCTGCCGTCGCTGGAGGCGCTGCAGTCGGCGGCGCGGCGCTGGGGCGTGCGCGCCGACCGGCCGGTCGTCGTCTACGACGGCGAGGGCAACCTCGCCGCGGCGCGCGCCTGGTGGCTGCTGCGCTGGGCGGGCGTGCCCGACGTGCGGCTGCTCGACGGTGCCCTGCCCGCGTGGGAGGGCGAGCTGGAGACCGACGACGTCGTGCCTGAGCCGAGCGCGATCGAGCTGCACGGCGGCGGGCTGCCGACGCTCGCGCTGGACGAGGTGGGCGCGTTCGCCGGCTCCGGCGTCCTGCTCGACGCGCGTGCGGGCGAGCGCTACCGCGGCGAGGTCGAGCCGATCGACCCGAAGGCGGGGCACATCCCGGGCGCGGTGAGCGCGCCCACGACCGAGAACCTCGGCGACGGCGGGCGCTTCCGGCCGGCCGAGGAGCTGCGGGAGCGGTTCGCGGCGCTCGGCGCGGACGGCTCGCGCCCGGTCGGCGTCTACTGCGGGTCCGGGGTGACCGCGGCGCACGAGATCGCCGCGCTCGCGGTCGCGGGCGTGGACGCCGCGCTCTACGCCGGATCGTGGTCCCAGTGGAGCAACCACGATGCGCTTCCGGTGGCCACCGGGGAGGGCTGA
- a CDS encoding GGDEF domain-containing protein, with protein MEPTWLCPDLAARDRLLDMDERLRRPRAAAFGLLGAGVLAAVPHLGWRPLVLLAGAIVVLVVASLAAKRVRTPEYGFALSWAFSQVMLAIAVALTGGIESYVLSWLIVPLVTVPARFGARGVVAAVGFVTVLVLVIAVAVEPSHPLPQWYATTGFLSTLAGVSILSFALMRSDVDHRTEAVLDGLTGMLNRRALSERLEELRAQAGFTGQTVAAIAADIDHFKRINDEHGHARGDTVLVEVAHRLRTRLRAFDLAYRVGGEEFVVLLPGAGVAEATALAAELRDTIAAEPIDGLPVTMSFGVSATSGGTFVGAELLAEADAALYVAKARGRDRVIAA; from the coding sequence ATGGAACCCACGTGGCTCTGCCCTGACCTCGCAGCCCGGGACCGCCTGCTCGACATGGACGAGCGGCTGCGGCGTCCCCGCGCGGCCGCGTTCGGGTTGCTGGGCGCGGGGGTGCTGGCGGCGGTTCCGCACCTCGGCTGGCGGCCGCTCGTGCTGCTCGCGGGGGCGATCGTCGTGCTCGTCGTCGCGAGCCTGGCGGCCAAGCGCGTGCGCACGCCGGAGTACGGCTTCGCGCTCTCGTGGGCGTTCTCGCAGGTGATGCTGGCGATCGCGGTCGCGCTCACCGGCGGCATCGAGTCCTACGTGCTCAGCTGGCTGATCGTTCCGCTCGTGACGGTGCCGGCGCGCTTCGGCGCGCGCGGCGTCGTCGCCGCGGTCGGGTTCGTCACCGTGCTCGTCCTGGTCATCGCCGTCGCGGTCGAGCCGAGCCATCCGCTGCCGCAGTGGTACGCCACCACCGGGTTCCTCTCGACGCTCGCGGGCGTGTCGATCCTGTCCTTCGCGTTGATGCGCTCGGACGTCGACCACCGCACCGAGGCCGTGCTCGACGGGCTCACCGGGATGCTCAACCGCCGCGCGCTCTCCGAGCGCCTGGAGGAGCTGCGCGCCCAGGCCGGGTTCACGGGCCAGACCGTCGCCGCGATCGCGGCGGACATCGACCACTTCAAGCGCATCAACGACGAGCACGGCCACGCGCGCGGCGACACCGTGCTGGTCGAGGTCGCCCACCGGCTGCGCACCCGGCTGCGCGCGTTCGACCTCGCCTACCGGGTCGGCGGCGAGGAGTTCGTCGTGCTGTTGCCGGGCGCGGGGGTCGCGGAGGCGACCGCGCTGGCCGCCGAGCTGCGCGACACGATCGCCGCCGAGCCGATCGACGGCCTGCCGGTGACCATGTCCTTCGGCGTCTCGGCCACGTCCGGCGGCACGTTCGTCGGCGCCGAGCTGCTCGCCGAGGCCGACGCGGCGCTGTACGTCGCCAAGGCCCGCGGGCGCGATCGCGTGATCGCGGCCTAG
- a CDS encoding DUF5996 family protein, with protein sequence MTESTWPALRVDDWTDTRETLHRWMQIVGKVRLAQAPMLNHWWQVTLYVTPRGLSTSSMPAPGGRAFEIEFDFCAHQLRITVEGGEHREVALEPKSVAAFYGEVMDALAALNLDVRIWPVPVEIEDATPFTEDTAHASYDPAAAQLFWRQLVQVDRVLTRFRAGFQGKVSPVHFFWGAMDMAVTRFSGRTAPRHPGGAPNCGDWVMVEGYSHELASCGFWPGGGEEGAFYSYAYPEPDGYSTASVEPAEAFYSADFRQFLLPYEAVRTAADPEATALRFLQTTYDAAADLGEWDRDTLDYRPVEGARPA encoded by the coding sequence ATGACCGAGAGCACCTGGCCCGCACTGCGCGTCGACGACTGGACCGACACGCGCGAGACGCTCCACCGGTGGATGCAGATCGTCGGCAAGGTCCGGTTGGCGCAGGCGCCGATGCTCAACCACTGGTGGCAGGTGACGCTGTACGTGACGCCGCGGGGGCTGTCGACGTCGTCGATGCCGGCGCCGGGCGGGCGGGCGTTCGAGATCGAGTTCGACTTCTGCGCGCATCAGCTGCGGATCACGGTCGAGGGCGGTGAGCATCGGGAGGTCGCGCTTGAGCCCAAGTCGGTGGCGGCGTTCTACGGCGAGGTGATGGACGCGCTCGCGGCGCTGAACCTGGACGTGAGGATCTGGCCGGTGCCCGTGGAGATCGAGGACGCCACGCCGTTCACGGAGGACACGGCGCACGCGAGCTACGACCCGGCCGCGGCGCAGTTGTTCTGGCGCCAGCTCGTGCAGGTCGACCGCGTGCTGACGCGCTTCCGGGCCGGCTTCCAGGGCAAGGTCAGCCCCGTGCACTTCTTCTGGGGCGCGATGGACATGGCCGTCACCCGGTTCTCCGGACGCACCGCCCCGCGCCATCCCGGAGGCGCGCCGAACTGCGGCGACTGGGTGATGGTCGAGGGCTACTCGCACGAGCTGGCCAGCTGCGGGTTCTGGCCGGGCGGCGGTGAGGAGGGCGCGTTCTACAGCTACGCCTATCCCGAGCCGGACGGCTACAGCACCGCCTCGGTGGAGCCGGCCGAGGCGTTCTACTCCGCCGACTTCCGCCAGTTCCTGCTGCCGTACGAGGCCGTCCGCACGGCGGCCGATCCGGAGGCCACCGCGCTGCGGTTCCTGCAGACCACGTACGACGCGGCCGCCGACCTGGGCGAGTGGGACCGCGACACGCTCGACTACCGGCCGGTGGAGGGCGCCCGCCCGGCCTAG